gtttgctcttTATCATTAagatctcttatggtttgcttccctcctctttttttcccccatatgttcatctgttttgtttcttaaatatatctTGTCTGTTCTTACCAGTCACCCAGATCATAATGGGCTTGCTGAGATGTGATCCCCTATTTGACATGGTTGTCTCGTAGTAAACACAACTGTAGTTCCCAGAGTCCTCTGCTCTAACAGTGTGGAGGAGGAAGTCAGCTGAATTCCCGGAGGTGCTCTGGAACTGTAAGGGAACCTGGGTTCCCTCCTGCAAGAGGGCAAATCTCATGCCTTGGAAAGCCCCTTGGCAGCGCAGGGTCACATTCTTTCCAGGAAGCACCACAGGACCCGGGTGTGCCAGAAGAGTAGGTTTGGGGTAGAATTCTGAAATTCAACAGACCACAACCTGAGAGATGCCTGCCCCTCACTTTATGCAGATCGTTTTCTTTTAGTGTTATTGTAAGAAACAATATGTGTTTATTGTAACAagttagaaaatatagaaaaaaaacctaagaaaataCAATTCTACCATTCAAAGATAACCACTCTTTATACACGCttctatatttctttctcattttttctctatgTTTCCATGTTATTGTAACTGTAACTATTTGCATAACTCGGGTCCTACTGTATGTACAATtgtgtaatttaatatttttcacttaacTTTATATAGTAAACATTTTCCTATGACGTTAATCAGCCTTTGAAAACTATCATTtgtaatggctgcataatatgcAGCTGTCATTTCAAGGTCTTTGCCCTTTCTCTGAGGGCCATCCAGCCTGCCAATCTCTGACAGCCCAGCTAAAGAAAAAGTGAACATTGAGCCTAAAGCTCAAGGCCAAGTCACAAAAAGATTTCAGAAATAGGGCAATGTGAGCTTGGCACTGGAGATTGGACACCCTCGTCTGCCTCATTTCTTCCCCTAGAAGTGAATTActtgcctctcccctctcctttgtctcttctccatgtattaataataatagagtCTTCTGCCTTTCATGAACTGTTTACATGTACCAGTGACATTCCTAAGCACTTTCTTGGTGActtagttttatttgtttgtttgtttgaataggctccatacccaacatggggcttgaactcatgaccctgagatcaagagtcctgtgcTCTATTCTGGTGACTTTTAGAAGGAGCATGTTTCCTCTCCCTTTGACAGCCCTTCCACCCACCATTCCAGGGTCAGTCTTGCCTCCATCTGTGTTTCCCCACTCCTGACCTGTCACCACGAGCTCCACAGGGTCGCTGGGCTCAGACCAGATAGCGAAGTCATAATAGCGGCAGCTATAATTCCCTCCATCACCAGTGCCCACTGAAATGATCAGAAAGTGAGCCGCACTGGCCCCTGGACTTGCCCAAGACCTGTCACTGGATGCTATTTCACTTCCATCTTTGTAAAGAATAAAGCTCATGTGCTGCTGGGGAGTGGAGCAATTGAAAGTCACTCGGGCACCAGGAGTGACCACAGGGCTGGCCCATGTCTTGAAAAAGGGCTTGGGGTACATTTCTagaaggcaaaaaacaaaacacaacacaaaaccaaattaagagaaaaaagaaagatagctaATATAGCAAATAATGGTTCCTGGAAGCTGCTTTGTTTTCTATAGCCATCAGGGCAGGCAATGGAGGCTAGCTAAAAGAGTGAACTGTCATTAGGGCTCTGCTGGTCCCCTGCAGCTCAGTTTGCCCATTTGGGCAAGAAGGGGAAATGGTACCTGCTCTGCCTCCCTGGAATATTTGGCCTATATCTAAATGAGATAATTgatatgaaaataattagaaaaattaaatcacCCTCCACAAACCCCAGCTATTAATAACGATTATGGCTATTAATATCGTGCAGCCAGAGGCCCTGGCACACCCAGTGCCACGCCTGCCTGGCTCTAAGATTGGACACAGGCTCCTAGGACCAGCAGCAAAATTTGCTGTGGGGAGAGGAGTGTCTGACCCAGAGCTttgccttccccctcctccctcataCACCCTTTTCAACTCTACCTTTTATGACAAGCTCCATGGGATCACTGGGCTCAGACCACTTGAAGGGGCGCTTTTCAGTATGAGTACGGCAGCTATAATTGCCTTCGTCTTTATCCTCCATTCTTTGGATTGTAAAGAAGGCTTCTCTCCCAACGGCATGAAGTTGCTGGACAGGTTCCTGCACTCCCTCCTTATACAGAACGAACTCCATGCCTGCCAGCCATCCTTTGCACCGGATTTGCAGTTTCTGGCCCCGAATTGGGGGGGAAGCAGAAATGACAGGTTTGGGGAGGATGTCTGGAAAACAAATGGGGTGAAAAAGGAGGTCGAAGTTTGGAGGTGCCCAGATGGAACACTTGGAGTCACTTTGTCAGCAAAAAAGAAATCCATCCTGGACTGGCCATTTTCACTCTCTTCCCAACCCCCTCCTCCATTTCAGGGCTCCTCCTCTCCTTGCTGCAAAGCCCCTTGAACTCTGGGCTCTGTGCATTCCCTACCCTTAGGAACAGTGTTGGAATCACAGGGCACTGAAGGTCACCCCGGGAGGAACCTCTGCCTTTTCTTACCTGTCCCCACCAGCTCAAGTGCCTCACTGGGCTCCGACACAGCCATCTCCTCCCATGAATGGCAGTGGTAACTCCCGGTATGGCTCTGGGTTAGGGCGCCAAGGGGAAAGGCAGCCCGGACCTGCTCGGAGGCCGGGCGAGTTGCAATCCACCCAGTCCCGTCCTTCAGCAACACAAACTCCTTAGTTGAGCCAGAAGGGCTTCTGCACCAGAGGGTTAAGTTCTTCCACGGGGCAAGAGGGAAGTTGGTCTCTGCCCACAGCTCAGGCTTAGGGGTTGGCATGATTATTTCTAGAAACAGCAGAGTTAATAAAGccatcttccctcctctctcccctccctgtttCTTTGCCCTTGAACCCCCTACCCAGATCACAATGTCCACCTCCCCTTTCAACCCAAATCCaaactgtttccttccttctgcaggTGCTGGGGAAAGGGGAAGCTTATGTCTTAGCTGAGCCTCAGGAAAGTGCAGAAGCTTAGGGGAAATTTTGCAAGCAGAAATCAGAGTTGGAGGCTGAATTTTGCCAGCAGTTTTAGCAAGTGCCCCTTCCTGGCTGTCCTTCCCTCCCAACCAGTCACTCCCTGGCCACTGACACTGACACTCTGTAGTTATTTCGGATCTCCAGGAAGGAATGTCCCAGTCTGGAGCAGGAAAAACTCACCAGTCTCTTCTGTCAATACCCCATTGCACAGTCCTGCAAAAGAAATTGCTGCCAAggctctgccccctcccccacgggACTTCACCCGGCCTTCTGcccaggccccttccccacccctttgTACTCACCACAGCAGAGAAGGGCCGTGACTATGAAGAGCATGGTGACCCCTTGAGCTGTTCCCAGCAACCAGGCTTCTCTAGTGAGACCAGAAAAGAGATGAGAGGAGCTGCTGGGGTTAGGGGGAGGGCGGAGAGAAGGGGGCGGCAATTTATGTCATTGGCTTACTCACCACCCAATAGGGATTGGATTTGGGCAGGATAATGGGATATAATCTTTTCTGACATCGATGACTTTTCTTTTTGAGGGCCTCACCACCTACAAACCTCTTGCTCTTTCATGACCCacgtgccccctgccccctccccccttcccagcCTATATCAGATGTCAGCTCCCCATGGCCCCTGATTAGGCTGTTGCTGGAATTGAGTTGTCAGATGTGAAAATGCTTTTGTAATTTCAGCTCTCAGAACCCCCGGAGCTCAGAGTGATCGGCAGCTCTGggtggtgggtgtgggggtggagagaaaaaTCTTGGGTGTTTCTCCGTCATCAAGTTTAAGTTTGGAAGCAGTTTGTATTATGGCAGTATTGGTCCTCAGACCGACCTGCCTCACCTGCCTTTGTTATGGAAGGGTTGCCTAGGCAGCCGCAGTGAATTACCCGAAGATTGTCAGTGCTGAGCTAAGCTTGTCAGAGAGTGGGATCTTTCTACCCCCACCCAGATTATGACTAGCAATGTGCAGCAGCTTTGGGTTATGGGTCCTGTAGAATTAGATGATATTAAGCCAAAATCCATTTGGCAATTCGTACTTAGAAAACAATGACCCTCCTTCTGGGTCAGGAAAACATGCTTTTCAAGCTGCTTTCTCTGAAATCTGCTTTCTGAGCTCATCTTTTGATGTAGTGGTCCTGGGCTGAGGCGGGGCACTTgaagctacattttttttctaatccctGGCTTGGAGGTTACCCTAACGTGTGGGACTCAGGATGGATTCTGAGGACAAGTAGGGCTGGCACCCCACTGAGACTTTTTGAAAACTCAAAGGATGGTGGTTTTTACAGATGATTTAGGAGGCTCCCTTCTAATTACCCAAGCACTCTGTCCCTCAGATCCTGGTGGAAAACAGACACATGCAATCACAGTCATCATCCATTGTGTATTGAATACTCTCAGACACACAAAGACCTATGATCATGATGAGGGGGCTACAGCCAGAAGCAGAGGGTTGGGGGAGTAGGTAAGACCTTCAGGGGCTGAGACCCCCACCAACCTAGGACCTGTCATTTATCTTCCTGTTTTCAGGCAGAATCACCTGAGCATAGGCCAGGGGATCAGGATGGCCCAAGGGACACCAAAGGATCAAAGGAAAGGACTGGATAACCTGTTTGGTTTGCCATTTTGCGGTTCAGAGGAAGCAGTTTGATTCTCTGGCCTAATCCACTGCTTCATCAGATGCCCATCCAGGTTAAGATTATATTCTCAGAATGCTCTGCACAGATGGTTGGAGACCAGAGCAGTAGAGACACTGGTTCCTATGGAGACTAAGAGGGACCACAAGCCTCTCTAGCTCTTGAAAGCTAGGGGTAAGGGTGAAAAGTTGAGACAGGAGTTGGATAACACCCAGGGAGACAGGACAGCTTGTCTtcttacaagagaaaaaaattcaaactaaatTCAGTGAGAGACATCAATCATCTCCGAGGGGCAGGGTGGCTTGGGAGGGAGATTTGGGCACTCTCCTGGGCAGGAGGGGGGAGGCAAATCAGAGAATGAGGTTTGGATTGCTTCTCCCTCCAAGAATTATGTTTCTCTACCCTCTGGCTTGGGTACTGACCTCTCTGTGAGGTGAAAGAAAAACAGCTGGGATGGGAAAGTCTTGTTTCTTAAGCCCAGAAGGTGGAGAATACAAACAGTGTGGCCCTGTGGCTTATGTCAATGGGGGTAAAACTCATTTCTGAGTATCTGGAGAGCCTGGACTCAGCTAGATTGAAGGACAAGGGGCTGGAATAAGATGGTTACCTGATTCTGAGTCTCCGACACTTCCACCTTATCCACAGCACTACCAACAGCAAGGCAACAAGCTGCATGATTAGGGACAATCTGATAGCTTCATTCAGAATGTAATTCCAGGTAAGAAAGCCTGTGACCAGAGAAGATGAGAAGCAGGAGCCTTGATAGAGAAGGGGGGAGGTGAACACATTTGGGGttgcggggaggagggaggaggagctggttACTGAAGGTGAAAGGAAGGAGTGACAGAAGGGGCCTTCTTTTTCATGAAGAATGGGAGCTTTGAAAGTATGCTGCTCATTGTCTTTGAGTGATTATGAGATCACCCCAGGGGAAGTGTGCCCAAACCCGAGGGCCCTGATTTACAATCCCTGACTCCCCTTTCCATAGCTTTCTGGGCACTGCTTCAGGATCCCAGGGGTAGCATGACCAAAGCCATGGAGGGGCAACCCTAGGAAGAGTTGTCCTCTCACCTGCTGGCCCCATCAGCTTCAGAGGCTCACTGCGATCTGACCAGATGTTGGGGTGTGCCTCTATGCGATAGCTGCAACTGTAAGTTTCTGTGCCTTTTCCTTCAGCATTACTGATGATGAAATCTCCATCTACCAAGAATTTTTGGAATGTTGCTCTTTCTTCCCATTCCAGAGAAAATTCAAGTACTGGATGGGGTACTCGGTGCTGAAGGGTAATGGCCTTTCTTAGCTTGAACATGGTGCTGGGCCAGGCTGAAAGGGAGGGTTTGGGGGGCTTATCTGCAACCAATACAGAAACAAGAATTTGAATAAGTGACCTGGAATTCAGTACCCCTGGCCCCAAAAATGTTTCTCAGCTTCCTATTTGATCTTTCCTATCTTTCCACTTCCACTAGATCAGTGGTCTCAAAATTTGACCATGCTTTAGAACCTCTTGGCCCACTCCTCAGTGCTCTAAAGACTCTTGGGTTTCTACCTTCTGTCAGGATGACCTCATATCTATAAGTTTCCGCTGGCcagaaggaaaataacatttcCAGGGGTCACAATGAGGCTAGGCCATGCTGAAAGGCATGGCCTGAGTAACAGTCCTAGGAGAGAAAGTACATAAAGTTTTTGGAGAAAATTCTACACCATCTTCCTAGTGTATTTTTCCTTGGCTCATAACTCCAAGAGGGTACCGGGCTGCTAGCTCCTTCTTAGAATACTGTAATGATGATAAAAACGAATGACATTTGTTAACACTTGCCTACAACCACAAGTTCCACAGTGTTGTGTGATGTCATCCTGATGGAGGTCTTCCAGGAGAGGAGATAGTGGCAACTATAGATGCCAGCATCACTGTAGGTCACATTGTTGAGGAAGAATGACTCGTCATCAATGCTGGTGGTATCCAAAAGCTGAAGTGGTTTGTCTTCTCCTTTCTTATAGAGTGCAAGCCCCACTCCATCCACTGGCCCTCGACACCACAGGCTCACGTTCTGACCCATCTGGACCACAGGACTGGGCTGAGCAAGTAGCCAGGTCTTGGGGAAAGTGTCTAGGATGAGACCCAAaatataaagggctagtattctgACTCCCCTCTCACCACGAAGGGTTCTCTTCCTCCAGTCCACCCTTGGCAAATCCCACCCTAAGCCCAGTTGTACAAATTATGCTCCCTTCCCCACTATTAGCTCTGGTTGCATGATCAGGTTttctggggcgggggtggggggcacagaagGAGTTGTATATCCACAGCCTCTAACATAGGTCCCATGGCATTCCCCTCTCTTACCGGTCACCCAGATTTTCAGGATATCACTAAGGAGTGAACCCCTGTATGACTCATCATAGTAAAAACAGAGGTAATGTCCAGCATCATGGATTTTCAAAGCCCGGAAGAAGAAATATGCCTCATTTTTTATTGGCCTTTTGCGGTAAAAGGATTTCTTCAAATCTTCAAGCCTTATTAGAGCAAAGGTCATTCCGTAGATTGGTGCCTGACACCTGAGGTTCAGGCTTTCTCCAGGTGCCATAATGGGCCCAGGATATGCTGTCAGAGTTGGTTTGGGATAGAGTCCTAGAAAGGGAAGAGACTCTGAATTAGAGATAAGATAATTCTTCCCTATTatctcctaattttatttttctagtttttttctaaCGACAAGGAGTGGTAGTTGAAGTTTAGCCTctattccttctcccttccttgaaCATCAGCCTCCTTTAGGAGATAATCGAGGGCATGTCCAGTTAGGTACCTCCTCTCTCACCAGACTTCATCAGTTCCACTGAGCTCTAACTATGTATAAGGCTATGTCTCAGTGGAACATCTACATCTGTAATTGCCTGTATCTTTAGGTTCCTGAAATGCCGAATGTACTCTTCCAACCACCCAAGAATCCAAGTTTCTGAAAATGATTTTGATTTCATCTTTGTAAAGCATGAATACTACTGCAGAAATAAACATGCCTTTTGAACACTTTAAGCCCACATAAGACCCTACTTCCAATACAAGATTGGAAGAAACCAGTAAGGA
The nucleotide sequence above comes from Canis lupus dingo isolate Sandy chromosome X, ASM325472v2, whole genome shotgun sequence. Encoded proteins:
- the IGSF1 gene encoding immunoglobulin superfamily member 1 — encoded protein: MTLNRLGERAAMLWTFTVLLFCIRLSLGMTSIVMQSQPELWIETNYPQTPWENITLWCKSPSRISSKFLLLKDKTQMTWIRPSSKTFQVSFPIGALTKSNAGLYRCCYWKETGWSEPSKVLELEAPGQLPKPIFWIQAETYPLTGCNVNILCHGWLQDLVFMLFKEGYAEPVDYQIPTGTVAIFSIANMTPESEGVYICRTHIQMLPTLWSEPSNPLKLIVAGLYPKPTLTAYPGPIMAPGESLNLRCQAPIYGMTFALIRLEDLKKSFYRKRPIKNEAYFFFRALKIHDAGHYLCFYYDESYRGSLLSDILKIWVTDTFPKTWLLAQPSPVVQMGQNVSLWCRGPVDGVGLALYKKGEDKPLQLLDTTSIDDESFFLNNVTYSDAGIYSCHYLLSWKTSIRMTSHNTVELVVVDKPPKPSLSAWPSTMFKLRKAITLQHRVPHPVLEFSLEWEERATFQKFLVDGDFIISNAEGKGTETYSCSYRIEAHPNIWSDRSEPLKLMGPAGFLTWNYILNEAIRLSLIMQLVALLLVVLWIRWKCRRLRIREAWLLGTAQGVTMLFIVTALLCCGLCNGVLTEETEIIMPTPKPELWAETNFPLAPWKNLTLWCRSPSGSTKEFVLLKDGTGWIATRPASEQVRAAFPLGALTQSHTGSYHCHSWEEMAVSEPSEALELVGTDILPKPVISASPPIRGQKLQIRCKGWLAGMEFVLYKEGVQEPVQQLHAVGREAFFTIQRMEDKDEGNYSCRTHTEKRPFKWSEPSDPMELVIKEMYPKPFFKTWASPVVTPGARVTFNCSTPQQHMSFILYKDGSEIASSDRSWASPGASAAHFLIISVGTGDGGNYSCRYYDFAIWSEPSDPVELVVTEFYPKPTLLAHPGPVVLPGKNVTLRCQGAFQGMRFALLQEGTQVPLQFQSTSGNSADFLLHTVRAEDSGNYSCVYYETTMSNRGSHLSKPIMIWVTDTFPKPWLFAEPSSVVPMGQNVTLWCQGPVHGVGYILHKERETTSVQLWGSTSNDGAFPITNISGANIGRYSCCYHPDWTSPIKIQPSNTLELIVTGLLPKPSLLAQPGPIVAPGENMTFQCQGELPDSTFVLLKEGTQQPLEQQSPSGYRADFWMPAVRGDDSGVYSCVYYLDSAPFAASNHSDFLEIWVTDKPPKPSLSAWPSTMFKLGKDITLQCRGPLPGVEFVLEHDGEEAPQQFSEDGDFVINNVEGKGIGNYSCSYRLQAYPDIWSEPSDALELVGAAGPAAQECTVGNIVRSSLIVVVVVALGVVLAIEWKKWPRLRTRDSETDGRDQTIALEECNQEGEPATNTSSPSSVSQGTSVELPVPV